The following coding sequences lie in one Rutidosis leptorrhynchoides isolate AG116_Rl617_1_P2 chromosome 6, CSIRO_AGI_Rlap_v1, whole genome shotgun sequence genomic window:
- the LOC139855248 gene encoding uncharacterized protein yields the protein MTIEERTGDINADIDGHDTEMVYPDDHEVNSQKELDLETEIDWELNADREFTQPEHDQPKEDQEDQEEELVPTEQERQNDVDSGSARSGKECPLHKRWHKVHKSTKKDLLAIIKTKVDIRGDDDKWILQFIGKKVKSWRNRLKKLHYDPSKSRHEQLKSRPKIQLGREPSRVDIFERSFSKADITNNFEAVKQLEQMKELSKELPKGSLDEPGPDDIYAKVRGTAKHGQAEMYGLGVRVSDVWGEVRSRAAICQENVKLKAELQEYKEREKQKNVMTDYSVVNPHASTNNGIITNTPLQVGKEVHLKSINNPTLIVAKGRLRSLDPLTVVGGVEIGPGWVKYMFKLQ from the exons ATGACTATAGAAGAACGAACTGGCGACATCAATGCTGACATCGATGGTCATGATACCGAGATGGTGTACCCAGATGACCATGAAGTTAATTCTCAAAAAGAATTGGATCTTGAAACAGAGATTGATTGGGAGCTGAACGCAGACCGTGAATTTACTCAACCTGAGCATGACCAAC CAAAAGAAGATCAAGAAGATCAAGAAGAGGAACTTGTCCCAACAGAACAAGAAAGACAAAATGATGTGGATAGTGGATCAG CTAGGAGTGGGAAGGAATGTCCTCTTCACAAACGTTGGCATAAAGTTCATAAATCAACAAAGAAGGATTTGCTTGCTATCATAAAG acAAAAGTTGACATTCGTGGAGATGATGATAAGTGGATTCTTCAATTTATTGGAAAAAAGGTCAAGAGCTGGAGGAATAGACTTAAGAAGCTTCACTATGATCCAAGTAAATCACGCCACGAACAATTAAAATCCAGGCCTAAG ATACAATTGGGAAGAGAGCCGAGTAGAGTGGACATTTTTGAGCGGTCTTTCTCGAAAGCTGACATCACAAACAATTTTGAAGCTGTAAAACAGCTT GAACAAATGAAAGAACTTTCCAAGGAATTACCAAAAGGTTCACTCGATGAGCCTGGACCAGATGATATCTATGCAAAAGTCAGGGGTACAGCTAAACATGGACAAGCAGAAATGTATGGGCTCGGTGTTCGTGTATCAGATGTTTGGGGTGAAGTCAGGAGTCGTGCCGCTATATGCCAAGAGAACGTCAAGTTGAAAGCAGAACTCCAGGAGTATAAAGAACGTGAAAAACAAAAGAACGTTATGACAGATTATTCCGTTGTTAAtcctcatgcatcaacaaataatggCATAATTACCAATACACCACTACAG GTTGGCAAAGAAGTCCACCTAAAGAGCATTAATAATCCAACCCTCATTGTCGCAAAAGGCAGGCTTCGTAGTTTAGACCCACTAACAGTGGTTGGAGGAGTAGAGATTGGTCCAGGATGGGTGAAGTACATGTTCAAGTTGCAATAA